One window of Deltaproteobacteria bacterium genomic DNA carries:
- the lgt gene encoding prolipoprotein diacylglyceryl transferase, with product MHPILFKLGAFQIHTYGVMAAIGFLAALLWVRYDSKKSGLPVATMTDFAFAMIFSGVIGTRVFYVLQNWELFRDNPIDVFKIWQGGLVWYGGLLVAGPIAVYYLRKKHLSFWKVGDIMAPALSVGHAFGRLGCFAAGCCFGKPAQPQAWYAVIFHPIEETLAPTGVPLYPTQLMESAAEFALFLFLIGVVRRYKAFDGMVFLSYLILYSIVRSLIEILRGDIERKFVFENLFGQVLSTSQFISGILFVLAFVLMALLYQARKTK from the coding sequence GTGCATCCTATCTTGTTCAAACTAGGGGCCTTCCAAATTCATACCTATGGGGTGATGGCGGCCATTGGTTTTTTGGCGGCTCTCCTTTGGGTGCGATACGATTCTAAAAAAAGCGGGTTACCCGTTGCCACCATGACCGATTTTGCCTTTGCCATGATTTTTTCAGGGGTGATTGGCACGCGGGTCTTTTATGTTTTGCAAAATTGGGAATTGTTTCGCGATAATCCCATCGATGTCTTTAAGATTTGGCAGGGTGGTTTGGTTTGGTATGGCGGCTTATTGGTGGCAGGGCCAATCGCGGTTTACTATCTTCGTAAAAAACACCTTTCGTTTTGGAAGGTGGGCGATATCATGGCCCCAGCGCTGTCGGTGGGCCATGCCTTTGGGCGTTTGGGTTGCTTTGCAGCGGGCTGTTGTTTTGGCAAGCCGGCTCAACCCCAGGCTTGGTATGCCGTCATTTTCCATCCCATTGAAGAAACCTTGGCTCCCACCGGGGTGCCGCTTTATCCCACCCAATTAATGGAGTCGGCCGCGGAGTTTGCGCTTTTTCTTTTTTTAATTGGGGTCGTGCGTCGTTATAAAGCGTTTGACGGTATGGTCTTTCTAAGTTATCTAATCCTTTATTCCATCGTGCGATCTTTGATTGAAATACTTCGAGGCGACATTGAAAGAAAATTTGTGTTTGAAAATCTTTTTGGGCAGGTACTTAGCACTTCCCAATTTATTAGCGGGATTTTATTTGTATTAGCCTTCGTGTTGATGGCGTTGTTATATCAAGCGCGCAAAACAAAATGA
- a CDS encoding PilZ domain-containing protein, giving the protein MSSREFGNYIEKRIFKRIDSSLKVSLLYGGRKIQAKCANISCGGIYLNIKNIRSRVAELKKSLEVAIHLPNRKTPVVMVADVIRHDPKDGLALKFQGLYNDNVLEIEKYIKSKLH; this is encoded by the coding sequence ATGTCGAGTCGAGAATTTGGCAATTATATTGAGAAGCGTATCTTCAAAAGAATTGATTCTTCTTTGAAGGTGTCGCTGCTTTATGGTGGAAGAAAGATCCAGGCCAAATGCGCCAATATCAGTTGTGGTGGGATTTATCTTAACATTAAAAATATTAGGTCGAGAGTTGCTGAGCTTAAAAAAAGTTTAGAAGTGGCGATTCATTTACCTAATCGCAAAACACCTGTTGTCATGGTTGCTGATGTGATTCGGCATGACCCCAAAGATGGGCTGGCGCTCAAATTTCAAGGCCTCTACAACGACAACGTCCTCGAAATCGAAAAATACATCAAATCCAAATTACATTAA
- the ndhC gene encoding NADH-quinone oxidoreductase subunit A, translating to MWEPVHPYFPVLLLIVLGVGFSGAFVVLSYLIGRPKRSRTDLSPYECGVPSKEGARDRFSVKFFLVALLFILFDVEAVFLFPWAMLFKDFQAMGMGLFIFGEMVLFIGVLALGLVYVWKRGALEWS from the coding sequence ATGTGGGAACCTGTGCATCCTTACTTTCCGGTGTTGTTATTAATTGTCTTGGGCGTTGGCTTTTCGGGTGCCTTTGTCGTTTTGAGTTATTTAATAGGCAGGCCCAAGCGATCGCGCACTGATTTGAGCCCTTATGAATGTGGTGTGCCTTCCAAAGAAGGGGCTCGGGATCGGTTCTCCGTAAAGTTTTTCTTAGTGGCCTTGCTCTTTATTCTTTTTGATGTTGAAGCGGTTTTTTTATTTCCTTGGGCCATGTTATTTAAAGATTTTCAAGCCATGGGGATGGGGCTTTTCATCTTTGGTGAGATGGTTCTATTTATTGGGGTGCTGGCGTTGGGTTTAGTTTATGTGTGGAAACGAGGCGCCCTAGAATGGAGTTAA
- the nuoB gene encoding NADH-quinone oxidoreductase subunit NuoB, translated as MTSVAENNVLTTKLQEVVAWGRKYSLWPMPFGTACCAIEFMGAVSSVFDISRFGAELVRFSPRQSDLMLVLGTINYKQAPILKKIYAQMCEPKWVVAVGACASCGGFYDNYAVVQGIDEIIPVDVFVSGCPPRPEQILLAIIKIQEKLEKQARGEVAVDKPKAQVHAD; from the coding sequence ATGACATCCGTGGCAGAAAATAATGTCTTAACCACCAAACTCCAAGAAGTGGTGGCTTGGGGGCGTAAATATTCTCTGTGGCCTATGCCCTTTGGTACGGCCTGCTGTGCCATTGAATTCATGGGTGCGGTGTCGTCGGTGTTTGATATTTCACGTTTTGGCGCTGAATTGGTGCGATTTTCCCCACGGCAAAGCGACTTGATGTTAGTGCTAGGGACCATCAATTACAAACAGGCCCCTATTTTGAAGAAAATTTATGCCCAAATGTGCGAACCCAAATGGGTGGTTGCGGTGGGGGCCTGTGCCTCCTGCGGTGGTTTCTATGACAATTATGCGGTGGTGCAAGGCATCGACGAAATCATTCCGGTCGATGTTTTTGTGTCGGGTTGTCCACCGCGCCCCGAGCAAATTTTATTAGCGATCATAAAAATTCAAGAAAAATTGGAAAAGCAGGCCCGTGGTGAGGTGGCTGTAGATAAGCCGAAAGCGCAGGTACATGCAGATTGA
- a CDS encoding NADH-quinone oxidoreductase subunit C — MQIELEKITNRFGDKVISCGMQHSIPYVVVEASALLDFLKFCKEDKATDMSMLLDMVAVDYHNKRPVRFEVVYVLYSVQKNHRLLVKVEVPEQKPMLPTVTDLWKSANWAEREVYDMMGIKFLGHPNLKRILLFESFEGHPLRKDYPITRRQPIPEVVEIP, encoded by the coding sequence ATGCAGATTGAATTAGAAAAAATAACGAATCGGTTTGGAGACAAGGTTATTTCGTGTGGGATGCAACATAGTATTCCTTACGTTGTGGTAGAAGCCTCGGCCCTTTTAGATTTTCTGAAATTTTGTAAAGAAGATAAAGCCACCGACATGAGCATGCTGCTTGATATGGTAGCTGTAGATTATCACAACAAGCGCCCCGTTCGGTTTGAGGTGGTTTATGTATTATATTCGGTTCAAAAAAATCACCGTTTGTTAGTCAAAGTAGAGGTTCCTGAACAAAAACCCATGTTACCTACGGTAACCGATTTGTGGAAATCGGCGAATTGGGCCGAACGTGAGGTTTACGATATGATGGGGATCAAATTTTTAGGGCATCCCAACCTCAAGCGCATTTTGCTGTTCGAAAGTTTTGAAGGGCATCCGCTGCGTAAAGATTATCCGATTACCAGGCGTCAACCCATTCCGGAGGTAGTTGAAATACCATGA
- the nuoD gene encoding NADH dehydrogenase (quinone) subunit D, protein MSEPSGGDLNTKPMHLNIGPNHPAMHGTLRLYCELDGETIIKAIPEIGYLHRGFEKHAENSDYTQVIPYTDRLNYVSPMMNNVGFCLAVEELFHVSIPERAQVCRVIACEMNRIMDHLVCVGTNAVDLGALTNFWYFFNVREKMYNLIEGMCGARLTTNYTRIGGVSRDLPENFEPTLRSVLKDLRQSIDDVSSLLQRNKIFLDRTVDIGVVSQADAISYGFTGPCLRATGVARDIRKDKPYLGYEQYDFEVVVGEHGDSFDRLFVRVEEMNQSIRIIEQALAKLKPGPIVSEDHRVALPPKAQVYTSIEALMNHFKLIYEGVRPPPGEIYSSTEAANGELGFYIVSDGSKNPYRVKVRPPCFAIYAAFPQMITGGMIADAIAILGNLNVVAGELDR, encoded by the coding sequence ATGAGCGAACCATCCGGTGGCGATTTAAATACCAAACCCATGCATCTCAATATTGGCCCTAATCATCCGGCCATGCATGGCACGCTGCGCCTTTATTGCGAGCTCGATGGCGAAACCATCATCAAGGCCATCCCCGAAATTGGTTATTTGCATCGTGGTTTTGAAAAACATGCTGAAAATAGCGATTACACGCAGGTGATTCCCTACACCGATCGGCTCAATTACGTTTCACCCATGATGAATAATGTTGGGTTTTGTTTAGCGGTCGAAGAATTATTTCATGTGAGCATCCCCGAGCGTGCTCAGGTGTGTCGCGTGATTGCCTGTGAAATGAATCGCATCATGGATCATTTGGTTTGTGTTGGCACCAATGCCGTTGATTTAGGGGCACTCACCAATTTTTGGTATTTCTTCAACGTACGAGAAAAAATGTATAACCTGATTGAAGGCATGTGTGGGGCTAGGCTTACCACCAATTATACCCGTATTGGTGGCGTAAGCCGTGATTTGCCAGAAAATTTTGAACCCACCCTCCGCAGTGTTTTAAAAGATTTACGCCAAAGTATCGACGATGTTTCTAGCCTGTTACAACGCAATAAGATTTTTTTAGATCGTACGGTTGACATCGGAGTGGTGAGTCAAGCCGATGCGATATCTTATGGGTTTACCGGCCCTTGTTTGCGGGCCACCGGGGTGGCAAGAGATATTCGCAAAGACAAACCCTACTTAGGTTATGAACAATATGATTTTGAAGTCGTGGTGGGTGAGCATGGGGATAGTTTTGATCGTCTTTTTGTACGCGTCGAAGAAATGAACCAAAGCATTCGCATTATCGAGCAAGCCTTGGCAAAACTCAAACCTGGCCCCATTGTGAGCGAGGATCATCGCGTTGCGCTGCCTCCCAAGGCCCAAGTTTACACAAGCATCGAAGCCCTTATGAATCATTTCAAATTAATTTACGAAGGGGTTCGCCCCCCACCCGGCGAGATTTATTCTTCGACTGAAGCGGCCAATGGGGAATTGGGTTTTTATATTGTCAGCGATGGCAGCAAAAACCCTTATCGCGTTAAGGTGCGGCCACCCTGTTTTGCCATTTATGCAGCGTTTCCGCAAATGATCACGGGGGGCATGATTGCCGATGCCATTGCAATTTTAGGTAACTTGAATGTTGTAGCAGGAGAACTGGATAGGTAG
- the nuoE gene encoding NADH-quinone oxidoreductase subunit NuoE, producing the protein MFEFTSENLAEFQKILQRYSIKRAALLPALWLVQKQTGFISREAMLYVAGLLDVAPAKVYEVVTFYTMFHQKPVGEYHIQVCRTLSCQLLGSPSITEHLKKRLGIGLGEITTDGRFSLVEVECLGSCGTGPMFQVNDEYHENLTIEKVDKILEELK; encoded by the coding sequence ATGTTTGAATTTACCAGCGAAAATTTAGCCGAGTTTCAAAAGATTTTACAACGCTATTCCATCAAGCGAGCGGCCCTGTTGCCGGCGCTCTGGCTTGTCCAAAAACAAACAGGCTTTATTAGCCGAGAAGCCATGCTTTATGTGGCAGGTCTGTTAGACGTGGCGCCTGCCAAGGTTTACGAAGTGGTGACCTTTTATACGATGTTTCATCAAAAACCAGTGGGGGAATATCATATTCAAGTTTGTCGCACCCTTTCTTGTCAGTTGTTAGGTAGCCCAAGTATTACCGAACATTTAAAAAAGCGATTGGGGATTGGTTTAGGGGAAATCACCACCGATGGGCGCTTTAGTTTAGTGGAGGTTGAATGCCTGGGTTCTTGTGGGACGGGGCCTATGTTTCAGGTTAATGATGAATATCATGAGAATTTAACGATAGAAAAGGTAGATAAGATTCTTGAGGAGTTGAAATAG
- the nuoF gene encoding NADH-quinone oxidoreductase subunit NuoF: protein MEQRLTKNFKVKDSHRLEVSRAQGGYQSLAKLFQMKPEEVINQVKEAGLRGRGGAGFAAGLKWSFIPKNSGKPVYLTVNADESEPGTFKDRYILELDPHLLIEGIIAACYAIGAHVSYVYIRGEFYFPMQRLQAAIEEAYQAGLLGKNILNSGFDLEVYIHRGAGAYICGEETALLESIEGKRGHPRLKPPYPAIVGLFGCPTIINNVETIASVPYIIQNGVQAYRAVGTQKSPGTKLFCVSGHVVRPGNYERPLGYPLKNLIFEDCGGIRGGKKLKAVIPGGSSTPILDANDVETVLLDYESMEAHGSMLGSGGVIVLDDTTNMVDALGNLARFYAHESCGQCSPCREGTGWAAKILDRMLSGEGRPKDLELLRSIADNMAGKTICVLADSLSMPIWSYMKKFRGEFEAYANPNH, encoded by the coding sequence ATGGAACAACGTTTAACAAAAAATTTTAAAGTCAAAGATAGCCATCGCTTGGAGGTGAGTCGTGCCCAGGGGGGGTATCAAAGCCTGGCTAAACTTTTTCAAATGAAACCCGAAGAAGTTATCAACCAGGTTAAAGAGGCAGGGCTGCGGGGGCGTGGTGGGGCTGGGTTTGCGGCAGGGCTTAAGTGGAGTTTTATCCCAAAAAATTCTGGCAAGCCAGTTTATTTAACAGTGAATGCCGATGAAAGCGAACCTGGCACCTTTAAAGATCGCTACATCCTCGAGCTCGACCCTCACCTTTTAATCGAAGGTATCATTGCCGCTTGTTATGCCATCGGGGCCCATGTGAGCTATGTGTATATTCGGGGCGAATTTTATTTTCCCATGCAACGCCTCCAGGCCGCTATTGAGGAGGCTTATCAGGCAGGGCTATTGGGGAAAAACATTTTGAACTCAGGCTTTGATTTAGAAGTTTATATCCATCGTGGGGCAGGGGCCTATATTTGCGGTGAAGAAACCGCACTCTTAGAATCCATTGAAGGCAAACGGGGGCACCCGCGGCTTAAACCCCCTTATCCAGCAATCGTGGGTTTGTTTGGTTGCCCCACCATTATCAATAATGTTGAAACCATTGCGAGTGTTCCTTATATTATTCAAAATGGGGTGCAGGCCTACCGAGCCGTAGGCACGCAAAAAAGCCCTGGCACGAAGTTGTTTTGTGTTTCCGGGCATGTGGTTCGCCCAGGCAATTATGAACGCCCTTTGGGTTATCCACTTAAAAATTTAATTTTTGAAGATTGTGGTGGAATACGGGGTGGCAAAAAATTAAAGGCGGTGATCCCCGGTGGGTCTTCTACGCCGATCCTCGATGCCAACGATGTTGAAACCGTGCTGTTAGATTATGAATCCATGGAGGCCCATGGCAGCATGCTGGGTTCGGGTGGGGTGATTGTGTTGGATGACACCACCAATATGGTAGACGCCTTGGGCAACCTCGCCCGTTTTTATGCCCACGAATCCTGTGGGCAATGTTCGCCTTGTCGTGAGGGTACGGGTTGGGCAGCTAAAATTTTAGATCGCATGTTAAGTGGGGAGGGTAGACCCAAAGATTTAGAACTATTGCGTTCTATTGCCGATAATATGGCGGGTAAAACCATCTGTGTGCTGGCTGACTCTTTATCCATGCCTATTTGGAGTTATATGAAAAAATTTAGAGGAGAGTTTGAGGCCTATGCCAACCCTAACCATTGA
- a CDS encoding (2Fe-2S)-binding protein, producing MPTLTIDGIQVTVEPGTTLIEAAKQVGKSVPHFCYHKKLSIAGNCRMCLVEVEKMNKPVVSCQVTAAEGMVVKTDSEKVKNLRKNVLEFILINHPIDCPVCDQAGECKLQEYYMDHSIADSQMTEAKVHKPKRVDLGPLVVLDDERCVLCSRCIRFCDEITKTGELCFVNRGDHQTLTTFPGMKLDNLYSLNTVDICPVGALTNKDFRFACRVWFLKETPSICTGCATGCNITINHYDDKIYRYLPRENEAVNQCWLCDEGRLSYKFVNDSSRLLRPKAKTNGQASFVAPTVAMEVLVSQVEKTKPQDIVLVGSALESNENNLALKKLADLLGVTHLYYSARIVPNPSHDDFLIKADKNPNRAGVEKLGFKPLLGAAPIHSKVCIILGGLSEAEQKALQPKASGHWVMLASNEGPDTQAADLIFPTATFAEQEGTFTNFQGRVQPFAKAFEPKGDTRPASQWIEELAVRLGFCHCEASQLLRSGSG from the coding sequence ATGCCAACCCTAACCATTGATGGCATTCAAGTTACTGTAGAACCGGGTACCACCTTGATCGAGGCTGCCAAGCAAGTTGGTAAAAGCGTTCCCCATTTTTGTTATCATAAAAAACTTTCTATCGCAGGCAATTGCCGCATGTGTTTGGTCGAAGTTGAAAAGATGAACAAGCCCGTTGTTTCCTGCCAGGTAACAGCGGCAGAAGGCATGGTGGTTAAAACCGATAGTGAAAAAGTCAAAAATTTGCGTAAAAACGTTTTGGAATTTATTCTCATCAATCATCCCATCGATTGCCCGGTTTGCGATCAAGCCGGCGAGTGTAAATTACAAGAATATTACATGGATCATTCGATCGCCGATAGTCAGATGACGGAGGCCAAAGTGCATAAACCAAAGCGGGTCGACTTAGGGCCATTGGTGGTTTTAGACGATGAACGTTGTGTGTTGTGCAGTCGCTGCATTCGTTTCTGCGACGAAATCACAAAAACCGGCGAGCTTTGTTTTGTCAATCGCGGGGATCATCAAACCTTAACCACCTTTCCGGGCATGAAGCTCGATAATCTTTATTCCCTCAACACCGTCGATATTTGCCCCGTGGGGGCTTTAACCAACAAAGATTTTCGTTTTGCCTGTCGGGTGTGGTTTTTAAAAGAGACCCCTTCCATTTGTACGGGTTGTGCAACGGGTTGCAATATTACAATCAATCATTATGACGATAAGATTTATCGCTATCTTCCGCGAGAAAACGAAGCGGTCAATCAATGTTGGTTATGCGATGAGGGGAGGCTTTCCTATAAATTTGTCAACGACTCAAGTCGATTGCTGCGCCCCAAGGCCAAAACCAACGGCCAGGCTTCTTTTGTAGCCCCCACCGTGGCCATGGAAGTTTTGGTGTCTCAAGTAGAAAAAACCAAGCCACAAGATATTGTATTGGTGGGTTCGGCCCTCGAGTCCAACGAAAATAATTTGGCGCTTAAGAAATTGGCCGATCTTTTGGGAGTCACGCATTTGTATTATTCGGCTCGAATTGTGCCTAATCCCTCGCACGATGATTTCTTAATCAAGGCCGATAAAAACCCCAACCGAGCGGGTGTAGAAAAATTAGGGTTTAAACCCCTGCTAGGGGCTGCTCCTATTCATAGTAAGGTTTGTATCATCTTGGGTGGTCTGTCTGAAGCAGAGCAAAAGGCTCTGCAACCAAAAGCTAGCGGCCATTGGGTGATGCTGGCTTCTAATGAAGGGCCAGATACCCAAGCCGCCGATCTAATATTCCCCACTGCAACCTTTGCCGAACAAGAGGGGACCTTTACTAATTTTCAAGGTAGGGTGCAGCCCTTTGCCAAGGCCTTCGAGCCCAAGGGTGATACCAGACCCGCTTCGCAATGGATCGAAGAGTTGGCTGTGCGGTTGGGTTTCTGTCATTGCGAGGCAAGCCAGCTCCTTCGCTCAGGCTCAGGATAA
- a CDS encoding NADH-quinone oxidoreductase subunit H, with product MLLAIIKILVPFAAIMNLLPFLIWLERKGAAYIQDRRGPNRASIAGFRLGGLIHSFADVVKLLTKEDITPAHVNRIFYTMAPMITMAVACMTFAVIPFADTLHVNGQAFTMQAADLNIGLLYIFAIGSLSVYGVMLAGWASNNKYALLGGLRSSAQMISYEISMGLSVVSVVLFSGTFELSGIIAEQGVKPWHWNIILQPIAALTFITAVFAETSRLPFDLPEGEAEIVAGFHVEYSSMKFALFFMAEYAHIVIGSAIIVALFFGGWQIPFASTTWLRMHAGSVLYFVLLATAVAFIALGWHLYKRRTKIKWGDSRDREKARLATLLILSGMALAIFVVTQAPLVLSQLQAQIMVAALQFSTYFIKILIFCWIFIWVRWTLPRFRYDQVMRLGWKLMLPAALANIFVYAAIKLLLR from the coding sequence ATGTTATTAGCTATTATCAAAATTTTAGTTCCCTTTGCGGCGATCATGAACCTGCTCCCCTTTTTGATATGGCTCGAACGTAAAGGTGCGGCTTATATTCAAGATCGTCGAGGCCCCAATCGGGCGAGCATTGCAGGGTTTCGATTAGGTGGCCTGATTCATAGTTTTGCAGATGTGGTTAAACTTCTCACCAAAGAAGATATTACCCCGGCGCACGTGAATCGCATTTTTTACACCATGGCACCCATGATTACGATGGCCGTAGCCTGCATGACCTTTGCGGTCATTCCCTTTGCCGATACCCTCCATGTCAATGGCCAGGCTTTTACCATGCAGGCCGCCGATTTAAATATTGGCCTTTTGTATATATTTGCCATTGGTTCGCTTTCTGTTTATGGCGTGATGCTGGCGGGGTGGGCGTCAAACAACAAATATGCCTTATTGGGGGGCTTACGTTCGTCGGCCCAAATGATTAGTTACGAAATCTCGATGGGTCTTTCGGTGGTGAGCGTCGTCTTATTTTCCGGGACCTTTGAACTTTCCGGTATTATTGCCGAACAGGGGGTTAAACCTTGGCATTGGAATATTATCCTTCAACCCATTGCGGCCCTTACCTTTATCACCGCAGTCTTTGCCGAAACCAGTCGCTTACCTTTTGACCTGCCCGAAGGCGAGGCCGAGATCGTAGCGGGTTTTCACGTCGAATATAGCTCGATGAAATTCGCCCTCTTTTTTATGGCCGAATATGCTCACATTGTGATTGGCAGCGCGATTATTGTGGCGCTATTTTTTGGTGGTTGGCAGATTCCTTTTGCTTCTACCACATGGTTGCGCATGCATGCGGGCTCGGTGTTGTATTTTGTGCTGTTAGCGACCGCGGTTGCTTTTATAGCCTTGGGTTGGCACCTTTACAAACGCCGCACCAAAATAAAATGGGGCGACTCCAGGGATCGCGAAAAGGCGCGCTTAGCTACTTTATTGATTTTGTCAGGGATGGCCTTAGCTATTTTTGTAGTAACGCAAGCCCCCCTTGTTTTAAGCCAACTCCAGGCTCAAATCATGGTAGCGGCCCTGCAGTTCAGCACTTATTTTATTAAAATTTTAATTTTTTGTTGGATCTTTATTTGGGTTCGTTGGACCTTGCCGCGGTTTCGTTATGATCAAGTCATGCGTTTAGGTTGGAAACTCATGTTGCCAGCCGCCTTGGCCAATATTTTTGTTTATGCAGCGATAAAACTTTTACTGAGGTAA
- a CDS encoding NADH-quinone oxidoreductase subunit J, whose protein sequence is MLILFYFFSIVSILAALLILSAKNPVHCAIALVLALFNIAGLYIMLDAPFLAAIQVLVYAGAIMVLFVFVIMLLNLKAEELVEQGVTGPFKFLVALLVISSFALTALVLKEPTRFQGLNVLEFGTIKFVGKALFTEYLVAFELTSILLTVAILGAIILAKRSLKP, encoded by the coding sequence ATGCTAATTTTATTTTACTTTTTTTCAATTGTTTCAATTTTAGCCGCCTTATTAATTTTGTCGGCTAAAAATCCGGTTCATTGTGCCATTGCTTTGGTGTTGGCACTTTTCAATATTGCTGGGCTCTACATTATGCTCGATGCGCCTTTCCTGGCAGCGATTCAAGTGTTGGTCTATGCCGGGGCCATCATGGTTTTGTTTGTTTTTGTGATCATGTTGCTCAATCTAAAAGCCGAAGAATTAGTAGAGCAGGGGGTTACCGGGCCGTTTAAATTTTTGGTCGCCTTGTTGGTGATCAGCAGTTTCGCTTTAACGGCCTTGGTTTTAAAAGAGCCCACTCGGTTTCAAGGGCTTAATGTTTTAGAGTTTGGCACGATTAAATTTGTAGGCAAGGCCTTGTTTACCGAATATTTAGTGGCCTTTGAATTAACCTCTATTTTGCTTACGGTCGCTATTTTAGGTGCCATCATTTTGGCCAAGAGGAGTTTAAAACCTTGA
- the nuoK gene encoding NADH-quinone oxidoreductase subunit NuoK, with the protein MTLNHYLVLSFILFILGFAVLSLRRNLLIMLMGVEIMLNAVNIALVAFSRLHQGVEGQMAAFFVIVLAAAEAGVGLAIVIALFRKRASVQTHMFMDLRDRVTRS; encoded by the coding sequence ATCACACTCAACCATTACCTCGTTTTGTCATTTATTCTTTTTATCTTGGGTTTTGCCGTTTTGAGCCTGCGGCGCAATTTGCTCATTATGTTGATGGGGGTCGAGATCATGCTTAACGCGGTGAATATCGCCCTGGTGGCCTTTAGCCGTCTGCATCAGGGGGTTGAAGGGCAAATGGCTGCTTTTTTTGTCATTGTGTTGGCAGCAGCCGAGGCAGGCGTTGGCTTAGCCATTGTGATTGCTTTGTTTCGCAAACGTGCCTCGGTGCAAACCCATATGTTTATGGATTTGAGAGATAGGGTGACCCGCTCATAG